cggtgctgtcagagcagactcttcctggagggggcagTTCACATCACGCTGAAGTCAGCACGATACCACCTGCTCGTTTTCgtaggtatgggaggggctgctgctgagagcgcaaggttttagaggattactcttaaatgtatgaacagatcaaaacacCGCTTAggagttctttatagtgaggaatgaacagtataatgcacttaaaacctcaaaaagaatTTTCAAGGTGTGGCCCCTTTACAAAGAAAACTGCCTTTTCCCCTGATGGAGGAGAAAGACATCTGTGGAGAGCTCTTTGTTTGTTTCCGGTGGAGGCCAACAGGACTCAAGTCACCTGAatatcatatatatacatatatatatatatacttgatTAATTATTTAGCAATGAATTGTAAGGTCTACAATCttggaacaacaaaaatacaaaaaaatatatgtattacaGGAGCAAATCTAAATCAAACTGCTTAACTGTCGATATGGTGGTCACAAAGAGGAAGTGGCGTAATGTTCATGCATGCGAGGACTAACAGATTAGCCGTTAGAGATCAGGTAGCGACAAGCATTGCTGCGTGATATGTTAGGAAATTTCTAGGGTTCtcaattttagaattgtagTTTAGGAAATTTCTCCACAATGGCAAACATACTATGAAGTTGAGGTGggcgaaaaaaataaattattagatGTACCGATTTCCATAAATTGTAATTGATTCcaacattattttataaattttaaataattgaaaaattaatattatttaagttaaataacTAAAGAAGAAGAACTAAACGTTTTTTACTGAGACGTAGGCTTGTGCGGTATTGAGGAGAAAAGCGGTGCAagctgctggaattacgttgatcgtgacatcggttgaaaagttaaagcatgttaaagattttgtgcccAAGCTTCACTGGCAACGCCTctggtgttaaaaagttaaagaattttttttaaaagaacgtattaaataaaatgaatttaatacaGTGGTCTCCCTTATCCGCAGGGGTTAGGGACCTCCGCGGATATGCCGAATCCGCGAATACAGAGAACCCCCCCAGTGTCCCTTTTAGCCCCCACTCCCTGCAGCTTAATAAtaaccgatccatactcatcaaaaacacctCTGATCATGCtgtgtaaaacatttgttttgaattatATTTCGCATGATGGCGGCAAACCCAACAGTTCAGTAATACCACTTAAGTGGTGTTACCACTTAAGGTTATACTGTATACCAAGGTAAAATGTGGAGGAATATTGACTGTATTATTATGTGAATACCGCCCAATCCTactctgacattttttgaaGAGCTTACAAACATGGGCGAACTTGCAGATCGCGTCATACAACCGGCACAACTTTAGAGTCGACAGCCAATTAGCTTGGGAAAAACTCATGGGGTGTGTAAGTTCTGTctaaccaaaattaaatacaaCAACTTTGCAAAATCTCATTGCAGGGCTACATCCAAACAAGAAAGATGACAGAAACTGTTGGGGTGGCTTTAATAAGTTCTTAAAGGAACATCCGCCATTGTCGGAAATGCCTAGCGGATAACAAAATCAATCAGagtcaattattttaaacactgTCCCATTTGTTAGACCCGAGACAAAACATCCCTTCCCGCTGCTTCCTCAGTGACGCGGTAAACTCAAGACCATATACATATATTCCAAATTCTAGTGCCCAGGAATGTCTGATTTTTATATAACTATTGTGGCTCTGTACAATATTTCCATCAACAGCCTTCAAGAACCACCTTTGTGACATTGTTGTTCTGTCTCCCATTTCCGTTCTACCTCAGGTTGAGAATCGTTGGCATGAATACCAAGACAGGAAACCCAACCTGCCTCTGGAAGAGGGATTTTGCCCTTCTAATCGTTACTGGGCTCATGGTCATGCTCGTCTACAGCATGAACACAGAAAGAATGAGCACAATAAGGAGCCTAGTCTTTAAGCTGAAAGACAAACCAGTTCCTTACCGAGCAACAGTCTCTGAAGAGAGCATCACTCCaatcaaaaacaccaaacacctCCTGGTGTCAGCTTTCATGGACCAGAGAATTAAGGGTTTTGACATACGTATCATTGGGATATTCAAAAGAGACTCCATCCAACCTCTTCACTGCTCTTTCTGCTGTGGAAGTGTATTTAACCAAACCACTCCTGCCATTATTCTCCCACACAGTGACAACTTTGGTTTTCCTTATACTGCTACAGATGTCTTGTGTCAGCTTCCTAAAAACTGTGATGCTTCTCATGTCACTCTTCTGACTAAGCCTTCAGCTAATGCGTCTGAACACACATTTATTCCtgtaagaaacaaaaatgagaaaataaggTTCAACTTCACCGTCTGCATCTCTAACCTGTTTGGAGATTACAACAACGTGCTTCAGTTTGCACAGACTCTGGAAATGTACAAGTAAGACAAACTTGATATCAAACTGTGCTTCaagtcttcttctttctttgtaTTACTAGATTTTTATAGAACAGGTTAGCAGGAGTTTCTGAACTTTCAGTTCCTGTTTCTGGTGCTGTTTAGGAGAGctcataataaaaatgtctgaagaTAAGCAGGAAAATGAATATgacaaaattttacaaaaatctatTTGATTTATTGAGTTTTATCAAATTAGCTTTTCTCTGTCAAAAAAGGTCAATTGTTTAATAGTTTCAATtttagaacattatttttagtattaccttttgtgtgtttgtctctCTTCCTTGTATCTATTATTATTTGTCCCTATTGTTAAGTTACTAGGAAGCCATTTGTAATAAcattgaaaatgttaatttatttaatgcTCGAAGGAGTAAATTTATGTTTACAGGTTGCTCGGTGTGGACAGAGTGGTGATCTATAACACCAGCTGTGGTCCAGAACTGAAACGTCTTTTACAAAGTTACATCCAGGAGGGTTTTCTTGAAGTGGTTCCATGGCCCATTGACAAGTTCCTGAAACCATCTAACGGTTGGAGATTCcaagaacatggaggagaattgCAATACTTTGGACAGCTCGTCACCCTTAATGAATGCGTGTATCGGTCCATGGAGCGTTCACGCTACGTCCTGTTGAATGATATAGATGAGATTATAATGCCG
The genomic region above belongs to Oryzias melastigma strain HK-1 linkage group LG22, ASM292280v2, whole genome shotgun sequence and contains:
- the LOC112143864 gene encoding beta-1,4-galactosyltransferase galt-1 — translated: MNTKTGNPTCLWKRDFALLIVTGLMVMLVYSMNTERMSTIRSLVFKLKDKPVPYRATVSEESITPIKNTKHLLVSAFMDQRIKGFDIRIIGIFKRDSIQPLHCSFCCGSVFNQTTPAIILPHSDNFGFPYTATDVLCQLPKNCDASHVTLLTKPSANASEHTFIPVRNKNEKIRFNFTVCISNLFGDYNNVLQFAQTLEMYKLLGVDRVVIYNTSCGPELKRLLQSYIQEGFLEVVPWPIDKFLKPSNGWRFQEHGGELQYFGQLVTLNECVYRSMERSRYVLLNDIDEIIMPYKHDNLVSLMNTLGPQHPNVGEFHIENHIFPKKHFEPSGRFHLSRWEKIPGVNILEHIYREDPDRSVYHPHKMIVRPKLIEQTSVHEVLRRFGERYKVPPDVCRIIHVRVALRGHLKLEELNEDKRLWDFQEKLIPNVDKALKRAGLIPAEEQNKL